A genomic stretch from Archangium lipolyticum includes:
- a CDS encoding SWIM zinc finger family protein: MQFEYSYAGNTAVQHQGDRTQLSFAPDLKREPTFFTGELRQNVAFREAISALHDVVVSDLRFKPKDKTAYKVWAAQQEEADLAAIASQRQATASRLKALREELTELEKRSAARMQPFWDARARYFRFLYEKHRDLWFVYDPVITIHPDECFFECFSQDESTYGRLGASYEVFQNIGDFSCGTTNIDYSEPLYDEFQKIRSYKQTRFEVDPSGFTTRTGTDAAYKEVKIDLPDSWVRGFLQVNSAMALPAVRFTLHPMDVHNFLFVLKRHKEKKGPRSMRYKLAPGQPVKVVFEPWGTEVICRRSVYEGEGTHDIRVWGRRRLGVLERLLPVARRFTVHLLGTGLPSFYVADLGDLSFTLGLSGWTANDWSTAGNFDLMAPRGQVDELTRRRVFDALKETWSSKPEALASKLGLERGTVLGALSAWTQAGRAIWDLNKGVYRARELSREPLPVDKLRFANEREERATRFLDARAVHVRANPSSVDGSLELSGTVKEGEKVLRSSLRLDGDQRMVSGECTCNFFQQNKLFRGPCEHLLALRLQHSRVSRT; this comes from the coding sequence GTGCAGTTTGAGTATTCCTACGCGGGCAACACCGCGGTGCAGCACCAGGGGGACCGGACCCAGCTGTCCTTCGCGCCGGACCTCAAGCGCGAGCCCACCTTCTTCACCGGGGAGCTGCGCCAGAACGTGGCCTTCCGCGAGGCCATCTCCGCGCTCCATGACGTGGTGGTGTCGGACCTGCGCTTCAAGCCGAAGGACAAGACGGCCTACAAGGTCTGGGCCGCGCAGCAGGAGGAGGCGGACCTGGCGGCCATCGCCTCGCAGCGGCAGGCCACGGCCAGCCGGCTCAAGGCCCTGCGCGAGGAGCTCACCGAGCTGGAGAAGCGGAGCGCGGCGCGCATGCAGCCCTTCTGGGATGCGCGTGCGCGCTACTTCAGGTTCCTCTACGAGAAGCACCGGGACTTGTGGTTCGTGTACGACCCGGTCATCACCATCCACCCGGACGAGTGCTTCTTCGAGTGCTTCAGCCAGGACGAGTCCACCTACGGCCGGCTGGGCGCCAGCTACGAGGTGTTCCAGAACATCGGTGACTTCTCCTGCGGCACGACGAACATCGACTACTCGGAGCCGCTGTACGACGAGTTCCAGAAGATCCGCTCCTACAAGCAGACGCGCTTCGAGGTGGACCCGAGCGGCTTCACCACGCGCACGGGCACGGACGCGGCGTACAAGGAGGTGAAGATCGACCTCCCGGACTCGTGGGTGCGGGGCTTCCTTCAGGTGAACTCGGCGATGGCCCTGCCGGCGGTGCGCTTCACGCTGCACCCCATGGACGTGCACAACTTCCTCTTCGTGCTCAAGCGGCACAAGGAGAAGAAGGGGCCGCGCTCCATGCGCTACAAGCTGGCGCCGGGGCAGCCGGTGAAGGTGGTGTTCGAGCCGTGGGGCACGGAGGTCATCTGCCGGCGCTCGGTGTACGAGGGCGAGGGCACGCACGACATCCGCGTGTGGGGCCGCCGGCGGCTCGGAGTGCTGGAGCGGCTGCTCCCGGTGGCCCGGCGTTTCACCGTGCACCTGCTGGGCACGGGGCTGCCGTCCTTCTACGTGGCGGACCTGGGGGACCTGTCCTTCACCCTGGGCCTGTCGGGATGGACGGCCAATGACTGGTCCACCGCGGGCAACTTCGACCTGATGGCGCCGCGCGGGCAGGTGGACGAGCTCACCCGCCGCCGCGTCTTCGACGCCCTCAAGGAGACGTGGTCCTCGAAGCCCGAGGCGCTGGCCTCGAAGCTGGGGCTGGAGCGGGGCACGGTGCTCGGCGCGCTGTCGGCCTGGACGCAGGCGGGGCGGGCCATCTGGGACCTGAACAAGGGCGTATACCGGGCGCGTGAGCTGAGCCGCGAGCCGCTGCCCGTGGACAAGCTGCGCTTCGCCAACGAGCGCGAGGAGCGCGCCACGCGCTTCCTGGACGCGAGGGCGGTGCACGTGCGGGCGAATCCCTCCAGCGTGGACGGCTCGCTGGAGCTGAGCGGCACGGTGAAGGAGGGCGAGAAGGTGCTCCGGTCCTCTTTGCGGCTCGATGGGGACCAGCGTATGGTTTCGGGCGAGTGCACGTGCAACTTCTTCCAGCAGAACAAGTTGTTCCGGGGGCCGTGCGAGCACCTGCTCGCGCTGCGGCTCCAGCACTCACGGGTGTCTCGCACATGA
- a CDS encoding reverse transcriptase family protein — MSSQRPRSRQELYDRIRASSKDEVIFEEMVRLGFWPERSGSPGDPAEVMHRRNELQGEIRALATEQSRLGNLERLKRELRKRRLEESRRKQQETKERRERERLARAEAWKERKAKELLFLGRGVSGGLSERTADEAKLARLGLPVLATPEALAHALGLSVGRLRALCFTRTASTTSNYVRFLLPKKTGGTRLISAPLPRLKAAQAWVLENILEKVPVHEAAHGFREGRSIVTNARPHVGARVVVNLDLKDFFPSVLYPRVKGVFVRLGYSEATATVLALLCTEPDVEEVELDGQRYYVTQGGRRLPQGAPTSPALTNILCRRLDRRLSGAARKLGFVYTRYADDLTFSAHGPEPRDAGELLRFVRWLVRQEDFTPHPEKTRVLRRGRQQEVTGVVVNDKPGVDRETLKRFRALLHQLEKSGPEGKRWGHGADVIASAVGFANYVAMVDPVKGRAFQEKARALELRYGRRPAAPPRARPTSAPAAAPVDSPRTETEQKPAEPPKKKWWKLF; from the coding sequence ATGTCCTCCCAGCGCCCCCGCAGCCGACAGGAGCTGTACGACCGCATCCGCGCCAGCTCCAAGGACGAGGTCATCTTCGAGGAGATGGTGCGCCTGGGCTTCTGGCCGGAGCGCAGTGGCTCGCCCGGGGATCCCGCGGAGGTGATGCACCGGCGCAACGAGCTGCAGGGCGAGATTCGCGCGCTCGCCACGGAGCAGAGCCGGCTGGGCAACCTGGAGAGGCTGAAGCGCGAGCTGCGCAAGCGGCGGCTGGAGGAGAGCCGGCGCAAGCAGCAGGAGACGAAGGAGCGGCGCGAGCGCGAGCGGCTGGCGCGGGCCGAGGCCTGGAAGGAGCGCAAGGCGAAGGAGCTGCTCTTCCTGGGCCGGGGCGTGTCCGGAGGTCTGAGCGAGCGCACCGCGGACGAGGCGAAGCTGGCGCGCCTGGGCCTGCCGGTGCTGGCCACGCCCGAGGCGCTGGCACATGCCCTGGGGTTGAGCGTGGGCAGGCTCCGGGCGCTGTGCTTCACGCGCACCGCGTCCACCACGAGCAACTACGTGCGCTTCCTGCTGCCCAAGAAGACGGGCGGTACCCGGCTCATCTCCGCGCCTTTGCCCAGGCTGAAGGCGGCGCAGGCGTGGGTGCTGGAGAACATCCTCGAGAAGGTGCCGGTGCACGAGGCGGCCCACGGCTTCCGCGAGGGGCGCTCCATCGTCACCAACGCCCGGCCGCACGTGGGCGCGCGCGTGGTGGTGAACCTGGACCTGAAGGACTTCTTCCCCTCGGTGCTGTACCCGCGGGTGAAGGGCGTCTTCGTTCGGCTGGGCTACAGCGAGGCCACCGCCACGGTGCTGGCGCTGCTGTGCACCGAGCCGGACGTGGAAGAGGTGGAGCTGGACGGACAGCGCTACTACGTCACCCAGGGCGGGCGGCGGCTGCCCCAGGGCGCGCCCACCTCGCCCGCGCTGACGAACATCCTCTGCCGGCGGTTGGACCGGAGGCTCTCGGGCGCGGCGCGCAAGCTGGGCTTCGTCTACACGCGCTACGCGGATGACCTGACGTTCTCCGCCCACGGGCCGGAGCCTCGCGATGCCGGGGAGCTGCTGCGCTTCGTGCGCTGGCTGGTGCGGCAGGAGGACTTCACGCCGCACCCCGAGAAGACGCGCGTGTTGCGCCGGGGCCGGCAGCAGGAGGTGACGGGCGTCGTCGTCAACGACAAGCCCGGCGTGGACCGCGAGACGCTCAAGCGCTTCCGCGCGCTGTTGCACCAGCTGGAGAAGTCCGGGCCCGAGGGCAAGCGGTGGGGGCACGGCGCGGACGTCATCGCCTCGGCCGTGGGCTTCGCCAACTACGTGGCCATGGTGGACCCGGTGAAGGGCAGGGCGTTCCAGGAGAAGGCCCGGGCGCTGGAGCTGCGCTACGGACGCCGGCCCGCCGCACCTCCGCGGGCCAGGCCCACGAGTGCTCCGGCCGCCGCTCCCGTGGACAGTCCGCGGACGGAGACGGAGCAGAAGCCCGCCGAGCCTCCGAAGAAGAAGTGGTGGAAGCTGTTCTGA